In Gemmatimonadota bacterium, the following are encoded in one genomic region:
- a CDS encoding cytochrome bc complex cytochrome b subunit — MRPATMIRRLSNEVYNWLDDRTEISVIIDFCRRQLTKPVPRHLNWLFSFGTVTLMFFLSQAVSGVFLMIYYEASADTAYESVKYIMEQVRFGWLMRQVHTYGANFMIAFLLLHSVRVFFYGGYKKPRELTWLFGFGLLVVTLAFGFTGYLLPWDQLSYWGTTVGTEIAAATPLIGEYLLILMRGGEIISDVTLTRFFVLHVVLLPWAFIALVTVHLVLIRYKGISPLEGTDVPEKTPEELKKAGGKPFYPQHVMKEAIVVLLVLASMIFMIIYYPLPLHEKADPFNTPVGVKPEWYFLSSYQALKYLPKTIGIIGSGLVVLAILLLPFWDRTPARTPARRPLATSLGILFIVLNIALALLGKISETEMTFMGTRYHFDIYGWPHAIGTVEEPVVLPDTSGEGTE; from the coding sequence ATGCGACCAGCCACCATGATCAGACGCCTGTCCAACGAGGTGTACAACTGGCTCGATGATCGCACGGAAATCTCGGTCATCATCGATTTCTGCCGCCGCCAGCTGACCAAGCCCGTGCCCCGCCATCTCAACTGGCTGTTCTCCTTCGGAACGGTCACCCTGATGTTCTTCCTTTCCCAGGCCGTCTCGGGCGTCTTCCTGATGATCTACTACGAGGCGTCGGCCGATACGGCCTACGAGAGCGTGAAGTACATAATGGAGCAGGTGCGCTTCGGCTGGCTCATGCGCCAGGTGCATACCTACGGCGCCAATTTCATGATCGCCTTCCTGCTGCTGCACTCGGTCCGCGTGTTCTTCTACGGCGGTTACAAGAAACCCCGGGAGCTTACTTGGCTCTTCGGGTTCGGCCTGCTGGTCGTGACCCTGGCCTTCGGCTTTACGGGCTATCTCCTGCCCTGGGACCAGCTCTCCTACTGGGGCACGACGGTGGGTACGGAGATCGCCGCCGCGACGCCGCTCATCGGCGAGTACCTGCTGATTCTCATGCGGGGCGGCGAAATCATCTCCGACGTGACCCTCACCCGCTTCTTCGTGCTGCACGTGGTGCTGCTGCCGTGGGCCTTCATCGCCCTGGTCACCGTGCACCTGGTCCTCATCCGGTACAAGGGCATCTCGCCGCTCGAAGGAACGGACGTGCCGGAGAAAACGCCGGAAGAACTGAAGAAAGCCGGCGGCAAGCCCTTCTACCCACAGCACGTGATGAAAGAAGCCATCGTGGTCCTGCTGGTCCTGGCGTCGATGATCTTCATGATCATCTACTACCCCCTGCCGCTTCACGAAAAGGCCGACCCCTTCAACACGCCGGTGGGCGTCAAGCCGGAATGGTATTTCCTGTCCTCCTACCAGGCACTGAAATACCTCCCGAAAACCATCGGCATCATCGGGTCCGGCCTGGTGGTCCTGGCCATTTTGCTGCTGCCCTTCTGGGACCGTACGCCGGCCCGTACGCCCGCGCGCCGGCCCCTCGCGACGTCCCTCGGCATCCTGTTCATCGTGCTGAACATCGCCCTCGCCCTGCTCGGCAAGATCTCGGAAACGGAGATGACCTTCATGGGCACGAGGTATCACTTCGACATCTACGGCTGGCCCCACGCCATCGGGACGGTCGAGGAACCTGTTGTCCTGCCGGACACTAGCGGCGAGGGGACCGAATGA
- a CDS encoding Rieske 2Fe-2S domain-containing protein encodes MSSSQKPPGPAAPGEKSGKTPGKTTGKTPGKTRPDPVRRRRFLKRCLGALGGIGSLMAVYPLIRYIEPPPEAEGANRVEIDRASLPPGTSRTVIYRGRPTIVVNTSDGYIAYNAVCPHLGCVVKWEGGTQSLICPCHGGIFGTDGSVQGGPIPGPLTAVELSVTDDKIIVGV; translated from the coding sequence ATGTCCTCGTCACAGAAGCCGCCCGGGCCAGCCGCACCCGGCGAGAAGTCCGGCAAGACCCCCGGAAAGACCACCGGAAAGACCCCAGGGAAGACGCGTCCCGATCCGGTCCGCCGCCGCCGATTCCTGAAGAGATGCCTCGGCGCGCTGGGCGGTATCGGCTCCCTGATGGCCGTCTATCCGCTCATCCGTTACATCGAACCACCCCCCGAAGCCGAAGGCGCCAACCGGGTTGAAATCGACCGCGCGTCCCTGCCTCCCGGCACGTCCAGGACGGTTATCTACCGGGGCCGGCCGACCATCGTGGTCAACACTTCCGACGGTTACATCGCCTACAACGCCGTTTGTCCCCACCTGGGTTGCGTCGTCAAGTGGGAGGGGGGAACGCAGAGCCTGATCTGTCCCTGTCACGGCGGCATATTCGGCACGGACGGCAGCGTCCAGGGCGGACCGATTCCCGGTCCCCTGACCGCGGTCGAACTGTCCGTCACCGACGACAAGATCATCGTCGGCGTGTAA
- a CDS encoding tetratricopeptide repeat protein — MAASFFRTVLPLLAAATLAHVPGCAASSLSVRFDVYRSPLLGLPGEEESIALLGFNGTDLALNNLTGFLFARALVSDSTLTAIEMRPVLRTLSRHPHEAGRIPDSLALIVGREINADITLVGDLERAYTEAYGEVKVFREEEAMEVGLGRTDIKIVNKSYIVPHIDQTAVMTATLRAYDVGSNELLGSFSVTETESYRTVLPDPVESPPEGNVSVEIVSPMLTEVIARRIVDRLMASIVREEIQVTRRLVPAGSRGGISAAREGNWSGAVAIWEGLVEVDPNNAEAWNNLAIAYERSGRRTDASAAYRSALSARPGDRTIQVNSRAFGLPEAH, encoded by the coding sequence ATGGCCGCTTCATTCTTCAGGACGGTACTGCCGCTCCTTGCCGCGGCAACCCTGGCGCATGTCCCCGGATGCGCGGCTTCTTCGCTCTCCGTCCGGTTCGATGTATACCGTTCGCCCCTGCTCGGCCTCCCCGGCGAAGAAGAATCGATCGCCCTGCTCGGTTTCAACGGCACCGACCTGGCCCTGAACAACCTGACCGGGTTCCTGTTCGCCCGCGCGCTCGTTTCGGATTCCACGCTGACGGCCATCGAAATGAGACCGGTGCTCCGGACGTTGTCCCGCCACCCTCACGAGGCCGGCCGGATCCCCGATTCTCTCGCACTGATCGTAGGAAGGGAAATCAACGCCGATATCACGCTCGTCGGCGATCTCGAAAGGGCTTACACGGAAGCTTACGGGGAGGTAAAAGTCTTTCGGGAGGAGGAGGCCATGGAGGTGGGACTCGGAAGAACCGATATCAAGATCGTAAACAAGTCCTATATCGTGCCGCATATCGATCAGACGGCGGTCATGACGGCTACGCTCAGGGCCTACGACGTCGGTTCGAACGAACTGCTCGGCAGCTTTTCCGTCACGGAAACCGAATCCTACCGCACGGTGCTGCCAGATCCCGTCGAGTCGCCGCCGGAAGGGAACGTCTCCGTCGAGATCGTTTCGCCGATGCTGACCGAGGTAATCGCCAGGCGCATCGTGGACCGTCTGATGGCCTCCATCGTCCGGGAGGAAATCCAGGTTACGCGGCGGCTGGTCCCTGCCGGCAGTCGCGGGGGGATCTCGGCGGCAAGGGAAGGGAACTGGTCCGGGGCGGTGGCGATATGGGAAGGTCTCGTGGAAGTGGACCCGAACAACGCGGAAGCGTGGAACAACCTTGCGATTGCCTACGAAAGGTCCGGCCGCCGGACCGATGCCTCGGCCGCCTACCGAAGCGCGCTCTCAGCGAGACCCGGCGACCGGACGATCCAGGTCAACAGCCGGGCATTCGGACTCCCCGAGGCCCACTAG
- a CDS encoding Gfo/Idh/MocA family oxidoreductase, protein MNKKTTAGVIGLGLGRAHLSGYLADERVEVVGLADLDVGLAERTASEHGVPHAFSAYRDLLALGPDLVSVCLPNFLHAPVTIDGLDAGVHVLCEKPMALNAVQARDMAAAARRNGRYLMIALNNRFRAETQILKKLIEQDVLGEIYYAKTGWLRRSGIPGAGTWFTRKAQAGGGPLIDLGVHMIDLARWLMGNPRPESVVGATYARLSDSAEGVFDVEDLAAAFIRFEGDATLVAETSWASHVPSEGSYVKLMGTRGGAEITGNDLTVYTDLHGEQVDITPAYAPREWSVCIAAEIAHFVDCIRAGRTPMSTGEQGVEIMQILDGIYESAAGNRMVRFD, encoded by the coding sequence ATGAACAAAAAAACGACCGCCGGCGTGATCGGACTGGGGCTGGGACGGGCCCATCTCTCCGGTTATCTCGCGGACGAACGGGTGGAAGTCGTCGGACTGGCCGATCTGGACGTCGGGCTGGCCGAACGGACCGCGTCGGAACACGGCGTGCCCCATGCGTTTTCCGCCTACCGGGACCTGCTCGCCCTGGGCCCCGATCTCGTCAGTGTCTGCCTGCCGAATTTCCTGCACGCGCCCGTGACCATCGACGGCCTGGACGCCGGCGTCCACGTGCTGTGCGAGAAGCCCATGGCGCTGAACGCGGTCCAGGCGCGCGACATGGCCGCCGCAGCCCGGCGCAACGGCCGTTACCTCATGATCGCCCTGAACAACCGTTTCCGCGCCGAGACGCAGATCCTGAAGAAACTGATCGAGCAGGACGTGCTGGGTGAGATCTACTACGCGAAGACCGGCTGGTTGAGGCGGAGCGGCATTCCGGGCGCCGGGACCTGGTTTACGCGCAAGGCCCAGGCCGGCGGCGGGCCCTTGATCGACCTGGGCGTCCACATGATCGATCTGGCGCGCTGGCTCATGGGCAACCCGCGGCCCGAGTCCGTGGTGGGCGCCACCTACGCACGGCTGAGCGATTCGGCGGAAGGCGTCTTCGACGTGGAAGACCTCGCCGCGGCCTTCATCCGGTTCGAGGGCGATGCCACGCTCGTCGCGGAGACGAGCTGGGCCTCCCACGTGCCTTCGGAAGGCTCCTACGTCAAGCTCATGGGCACCCGGGGCGGCGCCGAGATCACGGGCAACGATCTGACCGTCTATACCGACCTGCACGGCGAGCAGGTGGATATCACGCCCGCCTACGCGCCGCGGGAATGGTCGGTCTGCATCGCGGCCGAGATCGCCCATTTCGTGGACTGTATCCGGGCCGGCCGCACGCCCATGTCCACGGGCGAGCAGGGCGTCGAGATCATGCAGATCCTGGATGGTATCTACGAATCGGCCGCGGGCAACCGGATGGTCCGGTTCGACTAG
- a CDS encoding RidA family protein has translation MPAQSQDDRGRKAVNPGANYSEAIEAGDFVFLSGKIAAVRGRIIPGGIEAETKMVMDNLQTALAKSGLTMDDVVKATVFLNDLNDFSAMNEVYRSYYTGDPPARSTIQSGVVLNAGIEIDLIAYRGGK, from the coding sequence ATGCCCGCCCAATCGCAGGACGACCGGGGCCGCAAGGCGGTTAACCCGGGCGCGAACTACAGCGAGGCCATCGAGGCGGGCGATTTCGTGTTCCTGTCCGGCAAGATCGCCGCCGTCCGGGGCCGGATCATCCCCGGCGGTATCGAAGCGGAAACGAAAATGGTCATGGATAACCTGCAGACGGCGCTGGCCAAGTCCGGGCTGACCATGGACGACGTCGTCAAGGCCACGGTGTTTCTCAACGACCTTAATGACTTTTCCGCTATGAACGAAGTGTACCGGTCCTACTACACGGGCGATCCGCCGGCCCGGTCCACCATACAGTCCGGTGTCGTGCTGAACGCCGGCATCGAGATTGATCTGATCGCCTACCGCGGCGGCAAGTAG